Genomic window (Carboxydothermus pertinax):
TTCGAAACTTTCAACCTTTCGACGGCAAACATACCATATACACACAAAAGCCCCCAGAGCATTAACTGGAGGCTTTGCTTCATTTTATTTTTTCTTTGCTAAAATACCGTGATATTTTGCAAAAAGGTTTTTTGGCTTCCCTAAAATACTCTGCAACTGTCTTCTATGCTAAGTTATTTAGAAAAATAGGTGCCAGACTTATTTGCGAGTTCACAAAATTATCATTAAATTCATCTCTGCTAACTTATGAGTTACTAAATTAAAAGTTAGTAACTCATGAGTTAGTAACATTATAAATTTCCATTGTGTTTATGGCAAAATAAAAGTACAAAGTTTGGCAAGGTAAAAGTGCAGAAAAAGTAATAATAAAAATGCCATAGCCAGCAGTCCTAAAATCTAACAATATCTTGTTAGTACAACTAATTCAAAAAAGCTAATCTCATCTTTTCCAGCTACCCCGCAAAGGATAATCTTAAAAAGCCCGTAAAACCGGGCTTATCTTTTAAGTATTTTCTTTATTCGTACTTTTTAGAAGCTTATAATATTCTATTAAAATCCTGTCTAACTCCTGACTTTTCTTTACCACTTCGGGATTGGTTAATTCCGCTACCTC
Coding sequences:
- a CDS encoding aspartyl-phosphate phosphatase Spo0E family protein translates to MQNKKIEILLKTIELLKAELAQLIDEVAELTNPEVVKKSQELDRILIEYYKLLKSTNKENT